The Streptomyces nitrosporeus genome includes a window with the following:
- a CDS encoding PP2C family protein-serine/threonine phosphatase yields the protein MSLLNLPLSSDLDRIGEQMHALARAQRSLQALLEAVLGISSELELPAVLRRIVRTAMDMAGARYGALGVLDESGEFLSEFIPLGLSSVELRNLSGVELPRGRGLLGHLIHHPEPLRVSDIGRHPESAGFPPGHPPMRTLLGVAISVRGRVYGNLYLSGRRDGKPFDEHDEGVIRALAGTAGVAIENARLYQQVRGSSEQFQRLLLPRLLDLGPFQACTIYRPANAPGHLGGDWYDAFKLEDGSCVAVIGDVIGHDLEAAASMSQIRNMLRALSFDGRTPPSTELSRLDRIMLATGGNAVTTACVARIEPVYEGWIMRWSNAGHPPPLVLLPDGQVLYLEAEPGIPLGVDADMPRPDHTYALPPGSTVVMYTDGLVERHDEPLDRGLESLAATAGRHAGDGVDDLCAALADHHPGDGHDDLAVLVLRVPGPGCPGGVCSS from the coding sequence ATGTCCTTGCTGAACCTGCCGCTCAGTTCGGACCTGGACCGGATCGGTGAGCAGATGCACGCCCTGGCCCGCGCGCAGCGGAGCCTGCAGGCACTGCTGGAGGCCGTCCTCGGCATCAGCAGCGAGCTGGAGCTCCCGGCGGTGCTGCGGCGGATCGTCCGTACGGCGATGGACATGGCCGGGGCGCGCTACGGGGCGCTGGGCGTGCTGGACGAGAGCGGGGAGTTCCTCTCGGAGTTCATCCCCCTCGGGCTCAGCTCGGTGGAGCTGAGGAACCTGTCCGGGGTGGAGCTCCCCCGGGGCCGCGGGCTGCTCGGGCACCTGATCCACCACCCGGAGCCCCTCCGGGTGAGCGACATCGGCCGGCATCCGGAATCGGCGGGTTTCCCGCCCGGGCATCCGCCGATGCGGACTCTGCTGGGGGTCGCGATCTCCGTCCGCGGGCGGGTCTACGGCAACCTCTACCTGTCCGGCCGGCGGGACGGGAAGCCGTTCGACGAGCACGACGAGGGGGTGATCCGGGCGCTCGCGGGCACGGCGGGCGTGGCGATCGAGAACGCGCGCCTGTACCAGCAGGTGCGCGGCAGCAGTGAGCAGTTCCAGCGTCTGCTGCTCCCCCGGCTGCTGGACCTCGGCCCCTTCCAGGCGTGCACCATCTACCGGCCGGCGAACGCGCCGGGGCATCTGGGCGGTGACTGGTACGACGCCTTCAAACTGGAGGACGGTTCCTGTGTGGCGGTCATCGGGGACGTCATCGGCCATGACCTGGAGGCCGCCGCTTCGATGTCGCAGATCCGCAACATGCTGCGGGCCCTGTCGTTCGACGGCCGTACGCCCCCCAGTACCGAGCTGAGCCGGCTGGACCGGATCATGCTGGCCACCGGCGGCAACGCCGTGACCACCGCCTGTGTGGCCCGCATCGAGCCCGTGTACGAGGGGTGGATCATGCGCTGGAGCAATGCCGGCCATCCGCCGCCCCTGGTCCTGCTCCCCGACGGGCAGGTGCTCTACCTGGAGGCCGAGCCCGGCATCCCGCTGGGCGTGGATGCGGACATGCCCAGGCCCGACCACACCTACGCCCTGCCGCCCGGCAGTACCGTCGTCATGTACACCGACGGCCTGGTGGAGCGCCATGACGAGCCGCTGGACCGGGGGCTGGAGTCACTGGCGGCGACCGCCGGCCGGCACGCCGGGGACGGGGTCGACGATTTGTGCGCCGCCCTGGCCGACCACCATCCCGGGGACGGGCACGACGACCTGGCCGTGCTCGTCCTGCGGGTCCCGGGCCCGGGGTGCCCGGGCGGCGTCTGCTCCTCCTGA
- a CDS encoding winged helix DNA-binding domain-containing protein, with amino-acid sequence MSENPGMPITPRALNRSTLARQLLLRREPIGPEEALRRVVALQAQQPASPYIALWNRVEGFDPAVLDRAVRDRRAVRSTLMRLTLHLVHTEDYRPFREAMEPVLRGSRLGDARFRASGLTADDVRALLPGLLRYAEQDRSAEELRGMLAELTGAPMESAAWRMLRQYAPLWHAPAGGPWSFGTRQSYAAAAGGFVPRTDPGAAAEGLRTMLLRYLQGFGPATVADMAQFAMVPQNRVRPALQALGDRIERLEGPGGAVLHDLPGAPRPDPGTPAPPRLMAMWDSTLLVYADRSRVIPPAYRKTVIRVNGDVLPTVLVDGYVAGVWRPRGTAVEVGAFHPLPEETWRALEPEARSLAALLAGRDPAAYRRYDHWWTKGIPAAEVRLLAAD; translated from the coding sequence ATGAGCGAGAATCCCGGTATGCCGATCACCCCCCGCGCCCTCAACCGGTCCACACTTGCCCGGCAGTTGCTGCTGCGCCGCGAGCCGATCGGCCCGGAGGAAGCCCTGCGGAGGGTGGTGGCGCTCCAGGCCCAGCAGCCGGCCTCTCCCTACATCGCCCTGTGGAACCGTGTCGAGGGCTTCGACCCCGCCGTTCTGGACAGGGCGGTGAGGGACCGACGGGCCGTCAGATCGACACTGATGCGCCTCACCCTGCACCTGGTGCACACCGAGGACTACCGGCCGTTCCGGGAGGCGATGGAACCGGTGCTGCGCGGCTCCCGGCTGGGCGACGCGCGCTTCCGGGCGTCCGGCCTCACGGCCGACGACGTGCGGGCCCTGCTCCCGGGGCTCCTGCGCTACGCCGAACAGGACCGCAGCGCCGAGGAGTTGCGGGGCATGCTGGCCGAACTCACCGGAGCGCCGATGGAGTCCGCGGCCTGGCGGATGCTCCGGCAGTACGCCCCCCTGTGGCACGCGCCGGCCGGCGGCCCCTGGTCCTTCGGCACCCGGCAGTCGTACGCGGCGGCCGCCGGGGGATTCGTCCCGCGTACGGACCCGGGCGCCGCCGCCGAGGGACTCCGGACGATGCTCCTGCGCTACCTCCAGGGCTTCGGGCCCGCCACCGTCGCCGACATGGCGCAGTTCGCGATGGTCCCGCAGAACCGGGTCCGGCCGGCGCTCCAGGCGCTCGGCGACCGGATCGAGCGGCTGGAGGGGCCCGGGGGCGCGGTGCTCCACGACCTCCCCGGAGCCCCGCGCCCCGACCCCGGGACCCCCGCGCCTCCCCGGCTGATGGCGATGTGGGACAGCACCCTGCTGGTGTACGCCGACCGGAGCCGCGTCATACCGCCCGCCTACCGCAAGACCGTGATCCGGGTCAACGGCGACGTCCTGCCCACCGTGCTCGTCGACGGGTACGTGGCCGGGGTGTGGCGGCCCCGGGGCACGGCGGTCGAGGTCGGCGCGTTCCACCCGCTGCCCGAGGAGACCTGGCGGGCACTGGAACCGGAGGCCCGGTCGCTGGCGGCACTGCTCGCCGGCCGCGATCCCGCGGCCTACCGGCGGTACGACCACTGGTGGACCAAGGGGATACCCGCCGCCGAGGTCCGGCTGCTGGCGGCGGACTGA
- a CDS encoding TetR/AcrR family transcriptional regulator, with protein MAGLRAAQKEMTRKLLLATAMELFQAQGYAATTVNDIATAAETTRVTFYAYFQSRSDLARALIGELNEILGRGASARHGSTAGGLVSAVEQGTYASLAAWLGERAEQWDTIRPYMNITIEASVVDPELRGLVDEWFEEVIADIEEGLEQAGRFDPEVRHTRAVLAFAQLHHVAQHWREGRWNIERDRLVSVLTESWTALLADSGTAAEPPAED; from the coding sequence ATGGCGGGCCTGCGCGCCGCACAGAAGGAGATGACGCGGAAGCTCCTCCTCGCCACGGCGATGGAGCTCTTCCAGGCCCAGGGATACGCCGCGACGACGGTCAACGACATCGCCACGGCCGCCGAGACGACACGGGTGACCTTCTACGCCTACTTCCAGTCACGCAGCGACCTGGCACGCGCCCTGATCGGCGAACTGAACGAGATCCTCGGCCGGGGCGCGTCCGCCCGGCACGGCTCGACCGCCGGCGGCCTGGTCTCGGCCGTCGAACAGGGCACGTACGCCTCGCTCGCCGCCTGGCTCGGCGAGCGGGCGGAGCAGTGGGACACGATCCGCCCCTACATGAACATCACCATCGAGGCGTCGGTCGTCGACCCGGAACTGCGCGGGCTGGTCGACGAGTGGTTCGAGGAGGTCATCGCCGACATCGAGGAGGGCCTCGAACAGGCGGGGCGCTTCGACCCGGAGGTCCGGCACACCCGTGCCGTGCTCGCCTTCGCCCAGCTGCACCACGTGGCGCAGCACTGGCGCGAGGGCCGCTGGAACATCGAGCGCGACCGGCTGGTGTCGGTGCTCACCGAGAGCTGGACGGCCCTGCTGGCCGACAGCGGCACCGCGGCGGAACCGCCCGCCGAGGACTGA
- a CDS encoding MsnO8 family LLM class oxidoreductase, with protein MSPFSAPLRFSFLDRSRTRQGHDAPQALRDTVALARTVEDLGYHRFWVSEHHSVPGVAGSAPTVLAAAVAAATSTVRVGTGGVMLPNHRPFVVAEQFGVLASLFPGRIDMGLGRSVGFTDGVRKALGRDKQDARAFAGQLAELLGWLDGTQQAHPGVHARPAEGLRIPPYVLATGEGAALAAAAGLPLVVGDLRTREKLVRAVDGYRTAFRPSAWADEPYVIVSGTVAVAGSEEEARRLLLPEAWAMAYSRTHGTFPPLAPAGEIENRTMTDRERGFFESGLRGHLAGTGDRVAAGLEQLVEETGADEVMVTTSTHDRAALVDSLTRLARLAGLTAPGTTAPEGGVHSRG; from the coding sequence GTGAGCCCTTTCTCCGCACCTCTCCGGTTCTCCTTCCTCGACCGCTCCCGTACCCGGCAGGGGCACGACGCCCCCCAGGCGCTGCGGGACACCGTCGCACTGGCCCGCACGGTCGAGGACCTCGGCTACCACCGCTTCTGGGTCTCCGAGCACCACTCGGTGCCCGGGGTGGCCGGCTCGGCGCCGACCGTGCTGGCCGCGGCGGTCGCCGCCGCGACCTCCACCGTCCGCGTCGGCACCGGAGGGGTGATGCTCCCCAACCACCGGCCGTTCGTCGTGGCCGAGCAGTTCGGGGTGCTCGCCTCCCTCTTCCCCGGCCGGATCGACATGGGGCTGGGGCGCTCCGTCGGATTCACCGACGGGGTGCGCAAGGCGCTGGGCCGGGACAAACAGGACGCGCGGGCGTTCGCCGGGCAGCTCGCCGAACTGCTGGGCTGGCTGGACGGCACCCAGCAGGCCCACCCCGGGGTGCACGCCCGGCCCGCGGAGGGCCTGCGGATCCCCCCGTACGTCCTGGCCACCGGTGAGGGCGCCGCCCTCGCGGCCGCCGCCGGACTCCCCCTGGTCGTCGGCGACCTCCGCACCCGCGAGAAGCTGGTACGCGCCGTCGACGGGTACCGGACGGCGTTCCGTCCGTCCGCCTGGGCCGACGAGCCCTATGTGATCGTCTCGGGAACCGTGGCCGTCGCCGGGAGCGAGGAGGAGGCCCGCAGGCTCCTGCTCCCCGAGGCATGGGCCATGGCGTACTCCCGCACCCACGGCACGTTCCCGCCGCTCGCCCCCGCCGGGGAGATCGAGAACAGGACCATGACGGACCGGGAACGCGGCTTCTTCGAGAGCGGTCTGCGCGGCCACCTGGCGGGGACCGGGGACCGGGTGGCCGCCGGGCTGGAACAGCTGGTGGAGGAGACCGGCGCCGACGAGGTCATGGTCACGACGAGCACCCACGACCGCGCCGCCCTCGTGGACTCCCTGACCCGGCTGGCCCGCCTGGCAGGGCTCACGGCGCCCGGCACCACCGCACCGGAGGGAGGCGTTCACTCACGCGGATAG
- a CDS encoding DUF6381 family protein → MSESDELHGRARKMRDKARELKDSAAHTSDPEERERLQDRADRLEAQSEQVSWMASGDIYPRE, encoded by the coding sequence ATGAGCGAGTCGGACGAGCTGCACGGGCGCGCGCGGAAGATGCGCGACAAGGCCAGGGAACTCAAGGACAGCGCCGCGCACACCTCGGATCCCGAGGAACGCGAGCGCCTCCAGGACCGGGCCGACCGGCTGGAGGCGCAGAGCGAGCAGGTCAGCTGGATGGCGAGCGGTGACATCTATCCGCGTGAGTGA
- a CDS encoding L-threonylcarbamoyladenylate synthase, which yields MAKYFDVHPENPQPRTISGVAASIRSDALVAYPTDSCYALGCRLGSREGLDRIRAVRHLDERHHFTLMCQNFAQLGQFVQIDNDVFRALRAATPGRYTFILPATREVPRQLLHPKKKTVGVRIPDHAVAQALLAELGEPLLSSTLLLPDEEEPLTQGWEIKERLDHVVDVVLDSGDCGTEPTTVIDFSGGEPEIVRRGAGDVSRFEQG from the coding sequence ATGGCGAAGTATTTCGACGTACACCCCGAGAACCCCCAGCCGCGGACGATCAGCGGTGTGGCCGCGAGCATCCGGTCCGACGCGCTGGTGGCCTACCCGACGGACTCCTGCTACGCCCTCGGGTGCAGACTGGGCAGCCGTGAGGGGCTCGACCGGATCAGGGCCGTCCGGCACCTCGACGAGCGCCATCACTTCACCCTGATGTGCCAGAACTTCGCCCAGCTCGGCCAGTTCGTACAGATCGACAACGACGTGTTCCGCGCGCTGAGGGCGGCGACGCCCGGCCGGTACACGTTCATCCTGCCGGCCACCAGGGAGGTGCCGCGGCAGCTGCTGCACCCCAAGAAGAAGACGGTCGGTGTCCGCATCCCCGACCATGCCGTCGCCCAGGCGCTCCTGGCGGAGCTGGGTGAGCCCCTGCTCTCCAGCACGCTGCTGCTGCCCGACGAGGAGGAGCCGCTGACGCAGGGCTGGGAGATCAAGGAGCGTCTCGACCATGTCGTCGACGTGGTCCTGGACTCCGGTGACTGCGGTACGGAGCCGACCACGGTGATCGACTTCTCCGGTGGCGAGCCGGAGATCGTGCGCCGGGGCGCGGGGGACGTCTCCCGCTTCGAACAGGGGTGA
- a CDS encoding FAD-dependent oxidoreductase, whose protein sequence is MTRPVRVAIVGAGPAGIYAADALLKSEAAQDPGVSIDLFERMPAPFGLIRYGVAPDHPRIKGIVKALHQVLDKPQIRLFGNVDYPNDINLDDLRSFYDAVVFSTGADADRALDIPGIGLEGSYGAADFVSWYDGHPEVPRTWPLEAEKVAVLGVGNVALDVARILAKTADELLPTEIPANVYEGLKANKALEVHVFGRRGPAQAKFSPMELRELDHSPNIEVIVNPEDIDYDEGSIATRRENKQANMVASTLENWAIRDVGDRPHKLFLHFFESPVEVVGEDGRVTALRTERTELDGTGNVRGTGTFTDWDVQSVYRAVGYYSQELPKLPFDVVSGTVPHAEGRVLAGGEPMTSVYVTGWIKRGPVGLIGHTKGDANETVACLLEDHAAGRLPAPAEPGPDAVVDFLEQRGVRYTTREGWHRLDAHEQALGAEQGRERVKVVEREAMLDASGA, encoded by the coding sequence ATGACACGCCCCGTCCGCGTCGCCATCGTCGGAGCCGGTCCCGCCGGAATCTATGCGGCGGACGCGCTGCTCAAATCGGAGGCCGCACAGGACCCGGGTGTCTCCATCGACCTGTTCGAGCGCATGCCCGCCCCCTTCGGTCTCATCCGGTACGGCGTGGCACCGGACCACCCGCGCATCAAGGGGATCGTCAAGGCGCTGCACCAGGTGCTCGACAAGCCGCAGATCCGCCTGTTCGGCAACGTCGACTACCCGAACGACATCAACCTGGACGATCTGCGGTCCTTCTACGACGCGGTGGTCTTCTCCACCGGCGCCGACGCCGACCGCGCCCTGGACATACCCGGTATCGGCCTGGAGGGCTCCTACGGCGCCGCCGACTTCGTGTCCTGGTACGACGGGCACCCCGAGGTCCCGCGCACCTGGCCGCTGGAGGCGGAGAAGGTCGCCGTGCTCGGTGTGGGCAACGTGGCCCTGGACGTGGCCCGCATCCTCGCCAAGACGGCGGACGAGCTGCTGCCCACCGAGATCCCGGCGAACGTCTACGAGGGCCTCAAGGCGAACAAGGCGCTGGAGGTGCACGTCTTCGGCCGGCGCGGTCCCGCCCAGGCCAAGTTCAGCCCGATGGAGCTGCGCGAGCTGGACCACTCCCCCAACATCGAGGTCATCGTCAACCCCGAGGACATCGACTACGACGAGGGCTCCATCGCGACCCGCCGGGAGAACAAGCAGGCCAACATGGTCGCCTCCACCCTGGAGAACTGGGCGATCCGTGACGTCGGCGACCGGCCGCACAAGCTGTTCCTGCACTTCTTCGAGTCCCCGGTGGAGGTCGTCGGCGAGGACGGCCGGGTCACCGCGCTGCGGACCGAGCGGACCGAGCTGGACGGCACGGGCAACGTCAGGGGCACCGGTACGTTCACCGACTGGGACGTGCAGAGCGTCTACCGCGCGGTCGGCTACTACTCCCAGGAGCTGCCCAAGCTGCCCTTCGACGTGGTCTCCGGCACCGTCCCGCACGCCGAGGGCCGTGTCCTCGCCGGTGGCGAGCCCATGACCTCGGTGTACGTCACCGGCTGGATCAAGCGGGGCCCCGTCGGGCTCATCGGCCACACCAAGGGCGACGCCAACGAGACGGTGGCCTGCCTGCTGGAGGACCACGCGGCGGGCCGGCTGCCCGCCCCGGCCGAGCCCGGCCCGGACGCCGTCGTCGACTTCCTCGAACAGCGCGGCGTGCGGTACACCACCCGTGAGGGCTGGCACCGCCTGGACGCCCACGAGCAGGCGCTGGGCGCCGAACAGGGCCGCGAGCGCGTCAAGGTCGTCGAGCGCGAGGCCATGCTGGACGCCTCCGGGGCCTGA
- a CDS encoding nitroreductase family deazaflavin-dependent oxidoreductase: MPIEGEYEPSPAQWVREQVELIESSGGTEGTTLRGRPVVLLTTRGARSGKVRKTPLMRVEHDGEYAVVASLGGAPRHPVWYHNVKADPHVDLRDGTLRQDMIAREVTGEEKALWWDRAVEAFPDYADYRAKTDREIPVFVLTPENGG, encoded by the coding sequence ATGCCCATCGAGGGCGAGTACGAACCGAGCCCGGCCCAGTGGGTCCGTGAACAGGTCGAACTCATCGAGAGCTCCGGCGGCACCGAGGGAACCACCCTCCGGGGGAGGCCGGTCGTCCTCCTGACGACCCGGGGCGCCCGGAGCGGCAAGGTCCGCAAGACACCCCTGATGCGCGTCGAGCACGACGGGGAGTACGCGGTGGTGGCCTCGCTCGGCGGAGCCCCCCGGCACCCGGTCTGGTACCACAACGTCAAGGCCGACCCGCACGTGGACCTGCGGGACGGGACCCTGCGCCAGGACATGATCGCGCGCGAGGTCACCGGCGAGGAGAAAGCCCTGTGGTGGGACCGCGCCGTCGAGGCGTTCCCCGACTACGCCGACTACCGGGCCAAGACGGACCGGGAGATCCCCGTCTTCGTCCTCACCCCGGAGAACGGCGGCTGA
- a CDS encoding class I SAM-dependent methyltransferase, with protein sequence MTRPARPAYLTAVQESYDAVAADYAARVKDPAELDPLSRAMLHAFAEDVREAGPGPVMDVGCGPGKVTAYLSALGVPVSGLDISPKMAGLARRAHPGVRFTVGTFTGLPCDDGSLGGVLAYYSTHHTPPGLLPRVFAEFHRALAPGGRLMLAGHVGDGEHLRPTRAYGGRPVSYESHLLPPDRIAGLLDGAGLTVTARLVEGPGSAAERASAAFFARKPGGPRPRTAEQHARPSTRPAAMDG encoded by the coding sequence ATGACCCGCCCGGCCCGCCCCGCGTACCTCACAGCCGTCCAGGAGTCCTACGACGCCGTCGCCGCCGACTACGCGGCCCGGGTCAAGGACCCGGCGGAACTCGACCCGCTCTCACGCGCCATGCTGCACGCCTTCGCCGAAGACGTCCGCGAGGCCGGCCCGGGACCCGTCATGGACGTGGGATGCGGCCCCGGAAAGGTGACCGCGTACCTCTCCGCCCTGGGCGTGCCCGTCTCCGGGCTCGACATCTCGCCGAAGATGGCCGGCCTGGCCCGCCGCGCCCACCCCGGTGTGCGTTTCACCGTGGGGACGTTCACCGGCCTGCCCTGCGACGACGGCAGCCTCGGCGGCGTCCTCGCGTACTACTCCACCCACCACACCCCGCCCGGCCTGCTGCCGCGGGTGTTCGCCGAGTTCCACCGGGCACTCGCCCCCGGCGGCCGGCTGATGCTCGCCGGACACGTGGGCGACGGCGAACACCTGCGCCCCACCCGGGCGTACGGCGGCCGCCCGGTGTCGTACGAGTCCCACCTGCTGCCGCCGGACCGTATCGCCGGTCTGCTGGACGGAGCCGGACTCACCGTCACGGCCCGGCTGGTGGAGGGGCCCGGGAGCGCGGCGGAGCGCGCAAGCGCCGCCTTCTTCGCGCGCAAGCCCGGCGGCCCCCGGCCCCGAACAGCTGAACAGCACGCGCGGCCCTCCACCCGTCCCGCTGCAATGGACGGGTGA
- a CDS encoding ABC transporter permease has translation MTAPPDDCLARNEWICGAYLTSRRGILWDATLQHLQLTALSVLLGCAVALPLALAARHRRWAAAPVLGVTTVLYTIPSLAMFSLLLPVYGLSATLVVTGLALYSLTLLVRNLLAGLRAVPEETRQAARGLGYGPLRLLLTVELPLALPAAMAGLRIATVSAVSLVTVGAIVGFGGLGNLVYSGMNTFFKAQVLTASVLCVLIAVAADLLLLGAQRLLTPWARRAV, from the coding sequence GTGACCGCACCCCCCGACGACTGCCTCGCGCGCAACGAGTGGATCTGCGGCGCCTACCTCACCAGCCGGCGCGGCATCCTCTGGGACGCCACGCTCCAGCACCTCCAGCTGACCGCCCTGTCGGTCCTGCTGGGCTGCGCCGTCGCGCTGCCCCTCGCCCTCGCCGCCCGCCACCGCCGCTGGGCGGCGGCCCCCGTGCTCGGCGTCACGACCGTCCTCTACACCATCCCCTCGCTCGCGATGTTCTCCCTGCTGCTGCCGGTGTACGGCCTCTCCGCCACCCTCGTCGTCACCGGACTCGCCCTCTACTCACTGACCCTGCTCGTGCGCAACCTCCTCGCCGGACTGCGCGCCGTACCCGAGGAGACCCGGCAGGCCGCACGCGGCCTCGGCTACGGACCGCTCCGCCTCCTGCTGACCGTCGAACTGCCCCTCGCCCTGCCCGCCGCCATGGCGGGACTGAGGATCGCCACCGTCTCCGCGGTGTCCCTGGTCACCGTCGGCGCGATCGTCGGCTTCGGGGGACTCGGCAACCTCGTCTACTCCGGCATGAACACCTTCTTCAAGGCGCAGGTCCTCACCGCCTCCGTGCTCTGCGTCCTCATCGCCGTGGCCGCCGACCTGCTGCTGCTCGGCGCCCAGCGCCTGCTGACCCCCTGGGCGCGGAGAGCCGTATGA
- a CDS encoding ABC transporter permease, producing the protein MTILAGTWSWLTTAAHWYGPDGIWTRLGQHLLLTVVCLLISCVLALPVALLLGHLGRGGALAVNISNTGRAVPTFAVLVLLLLTPVGSFGQGPTVIALVLFSVPPLLTNAYVGMREADPDVVRAARGMGMTGWQTVRRVELPLALPLVLTGVRIAAVQLVATATLAALVGGGGLGRIITAGFNLASTPQVVAGAVLVAAFALIVEGLFEAGRRLVPYHSRGNRTGAGGTA; encoded by the coding sequence ATGACCATCCTCGCCGGCACCTGGTCCTGGCTGACCACCGCCGCCCACTGGTACGGCCCCGACGGCATCTGGACCCGGCTGGGACAGCACCTCCTCCTCACCGTCGTCTGCCTGCTGATCAGCTGCGTCCTCGCCCTCCCCGTCGCCCTCCTCCTCGGCCACCTCGGCAGGGGCGGCGCGCTCGCCGTCAACATCTCCAACACCGGCCGAGCCGTCCCCACCTTCGCCGTCCTCGTCCTGCTGCTGCTCACCCCGGTCGGCTCGTTCGGGCAGGGGCCCACCGTCATCGCCCTCGTCCTCTTCTCCGTCCCGCCCCTGCTGACCAACGCCTATGTGGGGATGCGCGAGGCCGACCCCGACGTCGTACGCGCCGCGCGGGGCATGGGCATGACGGGATGGCAGACGGTGCGCCGGGTCGAACTCCCCCTGGCCCTGCCGCTCGTGCTCACCGGCGTACGCATCGCCGCCGTACAGCTCGTCGCCACCGCCACCCTCGCCGCGCTGGTCGGCGGCGGCGGGCTCGGCCGGATCATCACGGCGGGCTTCAACCTCGCCTCCACCCCGCAGGTCGTCGCCGGAGCCGTACTCGTCGCCGCCTTCGCCCTGATCGTCGAAGGGCTCTTCGAAGCCGGCCGGCGGCTGGTGCCGTACCACTCCCGTGGAAACCGCACCGGTGCGGGGGGCACCGCGTGA
- a CDS encoding ABC transporter substrate-binding protein, which produces MRRTGRRAGTLPALLLLLTTACATGPSLEDRGDLTAPPGDSKHLTVGSAGFTESDLLARMYALLLEQAGYSARILSVTNREIYEPALENGQIDVVPEYAATFADWLNARTHGPDAPPAGSPDLAATMKALRALTAPRGLTVLPPGRAVDRNAFAVTASYAKKHRLETLSDLGASGLPVRLAAGDECVRRPYCAPGLKKTYGIDITAVDPKGVGTTQAKQAVQNGQDQMVLTTTTDATLDDFGLVLLDDDRHLQNADHIVPVVNRARAGSDGVRTALEKLNTVLTTAGLARMNERVDSWRRLPEDVARAYLEAEGLLPAG; this is translated from the coding sequence GTGAGGCGGACCGGCAGGAGGGCCGGCACCCTTCCGGCGCTCCTGCTGCTGCTCACCACCGCCTGCGCCACCGGGCCCAGCCTGGAGGACCGGGGAGACCTCACGGCACCACCGGGCGACAGCAAGCACCTGACCGTCGGCTCCGCGGGCTTCACCGAGAGCGACCTGCTCGCCCGGATGTACGCCCTGCTGCTGGAACAGGCCGGGTACTCGGCGCGGATCCTGTCCGTCACCAACCGGGAGATCTACGAACCCGCCCTGGAGAACGGCCAGATCGACGTCGTCCCCGAATACGCGGCCACCTTCGCCGACTGGCTGAACGCCAGGACCCACGGCCCGGACGCCCCGCCCGCCGGGTCGCCCGACCTGGCCGCCACCATGAAGGCGCTGCGCGCGCTCACCGCGCCCCGGGGGCTCACCGTGCTCCCGCCGGGCCGGGCCGTCGACCGGAACGCCTTCGCGGTCACCGCCTCCTACGCGAAGAAGCACCGCCTGGAAACCCTCAGCGACCTGGGCGCCTCGGGACTGCCCGTCCGGCTCGCCGCCGGGGACGAGTGCGTACGGCGCCCTTACTGCGCGCCCGGCCTGAAGAAGACGTACGGCATCGACATCACCGCCGTCGACCCCAAGGGCGTCGGTACCACCCAGGCCAAACAGGCCGTGCAGAACGGCCAGGACCAGATGGTCCTCACCACGACCACCGACGCCACCCTCGACGACTTCGGCCTGGTACTCCTCGACGACGACCGCCATCTGCAGAACGCCGACCACATCGTCCCCGTGGTCAACCGCGCCCGGGCCGGGAGCGACGGCGTCCGCACGGCCCTGGAGAAGCTCAACACCGTCCTGACCACCGCCGGCCTCGCCCGGATGAACGAGCGGGTGGACAGCTGGCGCAGGCTCCCCGAGGACGTCGCGCGCGCCTACCTGGAGGCCGAGGGCCTCCTCCCCGCCGGCTGA